TTGGGCATCACGATCCGGGGGGAGAGGGCTGCCCAAAAAAAGCTGGTCCGAAAATACTTACATTGCTATGGACCAGCGACCGCCGATATGTTTGCAGGCTGGCTGGGCTGCTCCGGCAAACAGGGGCGGCGTATTTGGAACACCATTTCAGAAGAAATGGAGCCTGTCACAGTCTTCGGAAAAAAGGCATTTATCCTGTCAGAGGACAGGGAACGCCTCTTTGCTCCGGCCTCTTTTACCGGGAATCACCCGGGAGATTTGCAGAGGGATCTCCTGCTGCTCGGAGGGCACGATCCTTACCTGGACCAGCGTGAC
Above is a window of Anaerotignum faecicola DNA encoding:
- a CDS encoding winged helix DNA-binding domain-containing protein; the protein is LGITIRGERAAQKKLVRKYLHCYGPATADMFAGWLGCSGKQGRRIWNTISEEMEPVTVFGKKAFILSEDRERLFAPASFTGNHPGDLQRDLLLLGGHDPYLDQRDRAVLQPDKALQKQIWKLVTNPGAVVYRGEVIGIWTTKKKA